A window of Spirochaetota bacterium genomic DNA:
GGATACTGGCCGGGGTCGGTAAAAAAGCGATCAGTATTTACGGTCTCCTTGTCAGCCGGGGTTGCGGTCAAACCCAAGAGGATCGCACCGCCACTGGCGAAGTGTTCGAGCACGGGATACCAGTCTCCGAAGTAAGACCGGTGACACTCGTCAAGGATTACAAGGCTGAAGTGGTCTTGGGGATAGGTAAGGTACTTCTTGCGCACCGCCAAGTGTTGGATCGTAGTAACCAGAACGTCCCTGTGCTTATCTTCGCTGCTTCCAGTAGCCCGCTCGATATTGAAGTTGACTCCGAGGTGCGTCTTGAATTTCTTAACGGTCTGGGCAGCCAAGGCATCACGGTCAACCAAGAACAAAGTTCGCCGAATGAGACCCACCGACCAAAGCTTGGCGATCACACCTGCCGCAGTAATGGTTTTGCCGGTACCCGTAGCCATTTGCAGATACATACGGCGGCGGCCCGCTTGGACCGAGGCAAGGACCTGGGACACGGCTATGCGCTGGTAGTCTCGCAATGTGCCATGGAGTTCCACTGCCTGAGGCCTGAAGAATTCCCCAAACTCTGCAGGGGTCGGAAACTGGCAAATACGCTCCGGCAGGGTATTGGCTTTCAGGTTTTGCCGAAGGTAAATCTGCCCGTCACTTGCAAATATCAGCGGAACGTCTTGGCCGGTATTCTTCTTATAGATGCGCGCATAGCGCTTTGCTTGTTCCAAAGCAGCCCAGAGGTCTTTGCCGGGTTTTTTGGCTTCGAGGATAGCCACCACGCGGCCCTCTTGCAGGAAGACCCGGTCGGCTTCTTCACCATCCAGATGTTCGCGCCAGCGCTTGCGGGTAGCGGTGAAATCGGTCACAACCCAGCCTCGTTCCATGAGGTGGGCTTCGATTAGCAGTTCGGCTTCGGCTTCGTTTAGTCTATTTAGCATAGATAGAAACCTCCTGCGATGATTGGAAAATATGCGGTATCTCGCCCTGGACCGCGTCACCGGTAAATAGCGAAGAGCCGTTGTGCACCTCGGCAATGCGGATACCGAGCGGGGTATCGTGCTTGATTTTGGAGAGCATGGTACCCATGGCATGATTGTCCAGGCCCGGCAACCGGACGGCACCGTCACTATTGAGAACGGGGTAAGGACTCAGGTTAAAGGACGGGTCGAGGAACTTTTCGATGAGCGTACCCAGGGCGTCGGCTTTGGCCAGGCGAGTTATTTGGTTGCGGAACTCGAAGTTGTCGATAATCTCCTGCACATTGGGAGAAAAACCATCCAGGTAGGTGCGAAAATCTGCCTCCAGTTGCTGGCGGCTAGCGCGAGCCCTGAGGTCGCGAAGCGTGAAGGGCGATGTATTGTAAAACGCCTGTCCTGCGGCCTGGCGGAGCGCTGCATCCTGATGCACAATCCCAGCTTTGTCGAGCGAGGTCTTCATGTCCAATACCGCCTTCTTGGTGGGTTCCAGAACCGCATCCAGCCGGCGGATAACGGTCATCGGGAGGATGACGTCGCGGTATTTGCCGCGAACGTAAAGATCGCGCAACACGTCGTCAGCGATGCCCCAGATAAAGTTCGTGATCCAAGTCAGTTGCCCGTTTTCCATTCTACACCTTTTTCAATAAGTCTTTACTATAAAGGTTATATCCCCATTCGCGTTTATTCGCGTTCATTGGCGGTTTTTCCTTGATCCGCTAATACACGCGAATGCACACTAATAAATTTTTTATCCATTTTTTCGCGTTTATTAGCGTTCATTAGCGGATCCTGCGCATTTAAGTTAGCGTTCATTCGCGGTTTCTGCCCTTTCAAATCTGCGTTCATTCGTGGTTATTCGCAAATACACGCGAATCCACGCCAATAGTCCAATGAGTAAAAGCCATTCGTTTCCACTCCAGTTTCGGTGCGCCGAAATTAAACAACACACCTACAGGCTTTTCGGTTGCTTTTAAATAATTTAATAGTTGCGCTTCATCAAGTGTTGTCAATTGTTTTTCAGCTTTGATTTCAACAATAATCTGATCAAAGCAGATAAAATCTGGAAAATATTTCTTTGCCAGAGTTTGACCTTTATAGTAAATCTCTACTGGGGGTTGCGATTGGAAAGGTATTCTGCGCAGCGCAAATTCAATCTCCAAAGCTGCCTGATACACAGCCTCCAAGAAGCCTGCTCCCAATTCATTG
This region includes:
- a CDS encoding GxxExxY protein, which encodes MNANKHELLFKDEVYAIVGAAMEVSNELGAGFLEAVYQAALEIEFALRRIPFQSQPPVEIYYKGQTLAKKYFPDFICFDQIIVEIKAEKQLTTLDEAQLLNYLKATEKPVGVLFNFGAPKLEWKRMAFTHWTIGVDSRVFANNHE